Proteins from a genomic interval of Rhizobium etli CFN 42:
- a CDS encoding NAD-dependent epimerase/dehydratase family protein: protein MKVLVSGGTGLVGRYVVEELLAAGYQVIVGGRRAPLPRFFSRPVEFAALSLDPEKDPIDVFDDAYFFVHAAFSHVPGKYRGGEGDDPKSFHRLNLDGTVRLFEAAKRAGTRRCVFLSSRAAYGDYPPGIELVETMLPKPETLYGQIKLDAEGALTHLSAPGFAGVSLRATGVYGDLTPGKWDDLIADYLAGRPVAARAGTEVHGRDLGRAVRLMLETESTRISGEVFNISDITVDTQDILAPIRRETSGPHALPPPADKAALNPMSTAKIRALGWMPGGTPLFEETMRRLAAALPVSPRHRSAQDRQASSSGGRQPQTGTT, encoded by the coding sequence ATGAAAGTATTGGTATCCGGGGGAACGGGTCTCGTCGGCCGGTACGTCGTCGAGGAGCTGCTGGCCGCCGGCTATCAGGTGATTGTCGGTGGGCGCCGAGCGCCGCTACCCCGCTTCTTCTCACGCCCGGTCGAGTTCGCAGCACTCTCCCTCGATCCCGAAAAGGATCCGATCGACGTCTTCGACGACGCCTATTTCTTCGTCCACGCCGCCTTCAGCCATGTTCCCGGCAAATATCGCGGCGGCGAGGGCGACGATCCCAAGAGCTTCCACAGATTGAACCTGGACGGCACGGTCCGGCTTTTCGAAGCGGCCAAACGCGCCGGCACGCGCCGTTGCGTCTTCCTGTCCAGCCGCGCTGCCTATGGCGACTACCCGCCGGGAATCGAGCTTGTCGAAACGATGCTGCCAAAGCCCGAGACGCTCTATGGCCAGATCAAACTCGACGCGGAAGGTGCGCTCACCCATCTCTCGGCACCGGGTTTTGCCGGCGTAAGCCTGAGGGCGACCGGTGTCTATGGCGATCTCACGCCGGGCAAATGGGATGATCTCATCGCCGATTATCTCGCCGGCCGGCCTGTCGCTGCTCGCGCTGGGACGGAGGTTCATGGCCGCGACCTCGGCCGCGCGGTGCGGCTGATGCTGGAGACGGAAAGCACCCGCATCTCGGGCGAGGTCTTCAACATATCGGACATAACAGTCGATACGCAGGACATTCTCGCGCCTATCCGCCGTGAAACGAGCGGTCCTCACGCCTTGCCGCCCCCCGCCGACAAGGCTGCCCTCAATCCGATGAGCACGGCGAAAATCCGCGCGCTCGGCTGGATGCCAGGTGGAACTCCGCTGTTCGAGGAAACAATGCGGCGGCTGGCCGCCGCGCTGCCGGTGTCGCCGCGACACAGATCCGCGCAGGATCGACAGGCATCCTCGTCTGGCGGTCGGCAACCGCAGACCGGTACGACGTGA
- a CDS encoding 5-formyltetrahydrofolate cyclo-ligase: protein MTAKELKAQLRNERLSARDAIAPEERISKSLAMADHAGEAVAFEPGTIISGFLPIRSEADLRPLMARFAARGARLCVPAILDKKTIVFRELAEDAPLVATGFGTVGPAEHVVILDPEIMLVPLSAFDIRGHRIGYGAGYYDRAISRLREKGLHPKLIGIAFDCQEVAHVPDEPHDISLDAILTESGLRFFASWIG, encoded by the coding sequence ATGACCGCAAAAGAACTGAAAGCGCAGTTGCGCAACGAACGGCTGTCCGCCCGAGACGCCATCGCTCCTGAAGAGCGCATCTCCAAAAGCCTCGCGATGGCCGATCACGCCGGCGAGGCGGTCGCCTTCGAGCCAGGCACCATCATCTCCGGCTTCCTGCCGATCCGGTCGGAGGCCGATCTCAGGCCGCTGATGGCGCGCTTTGCAGCACGCGGCGCGCGGCTCTGCGTTCCGGCGATTCTCGACAAGAAGACCATCGTCTTTCGTGAGCTGGCGGAAGACGCACCGCTTGTCGCTACCGGTTTCGGCACTGTCGGCCCCGCCGAGCACGTCGTTATCCTTGACCCCGAGATCATGCTGGTGCCCCTTTCGGCCTTCGATATCAGAGGCCATCGCATCGGCTACGGCGCCGGCTACTACGACCGCGCCATCAGCCGGCTCAGAGAGAAAGGCCTGCATCCCAAGCTGATCGGCATTGCATTCGACTGCCAGGAAGTGGCACATGTGCCCGACGAGCCGCATGACATAAGCCTGGATGCCATCCTGACAGAAAGCGGCCTTCGCTTTTTTGCCTCTTGGATTGGATAG
- a CDS encoding TIGR00282 family metallophosphoesterase has translation MRLLFLGDMVGKTGRTAVWDRLPGLISDLGLDFVVVNGENAAGGFGITEDIFLETINAGADVVTTGNHVWDQKEAVVFAGRHDQFLRPANYPQGTPGRGSGLFYARNGARVLVANVMGRVFMHPELDDPFKSAEAILDACPLKEQADAIIFDFHAEATSEKQCFGHFVDGRASFVVGTHTHVPTADAQILNGGTAYMSDAGMCGDYDSSLGMDKEEPLNRFISKMPKGRMEAASGPATICGVGVEISDATGLAEKIAPLRLGPRLAETVPEFWR, from the coding sequence ATGCGGCTGCTTTTTTTGGGTGACATGGTCGGCAAGACGGGACGCACGGCGGTCTGGGACCGCCTCCCCGGCCTGATCTCCGACCTCGGGCTCGATTTTGTCGTCGTCAATGGCGAGAATGCCGCCGGCGGTTTTGGCATCACCGAGGATATCTTTCTGGAAACGATCAATGCCGGCGCCGATGTGGTGACGACGGGCAATCACGTCTGGGACCAGAAGGAAGCCGTCGTCTTTGCCGGACGGCATGATCAGTTCCTGCGGCCGGCCAATTATCCGCAAGGCACGCCCGGCCGCGGCTCCGGCCTCTTCTATGCCCGGAACGGCGCGCGCGTGCTCGTCGCCAATGTCATGGGCCGCGTCTTCATGCATCCGGAGCTCGACGATCCCTTCAAATCGGCGGAAGCGATCCTCGACGCGTGCCCGCTGAAGGAGCAGGCCGATGCGATCATTTTCGATTTCCACGCAGAAGCGACCAGCGAAAAGCAATGCTTCGGCCATTTCGTCGACGGCCGCGCCAGTTTTGTCGTCGGCACCCATACCCATGTGCCGACCGCCGATGCGCAGATCCTGAACGGCGGCACCGCCTATATGTCGGATGCCGGCATGTGCGGCGATTACGACTCCTCCCTCGGCATGGACAAGGAGGAGCCACTCAACCGCTTCATCTCCAAGATGCCGAAGGGCCGCATGGAAGCGGCAAGCGGCCCGGCGACGATCTGCGGCGTCGGCGTAGAGATTTCCGATGCCACCGGACTGGCCGAAAAGATCGCCCCGCTGCGGCTCGGGCCGCGTTTGGCCGAAACGGTGCCGGAGTTTTGGCGGTAA
- a CDS encoding MBL fold metallo-hydrolase, with protein sequence MKPHYLILAITCLPAFAASHPAQAQEQHPPASQCQAIAENMPKATFASFSGAPAPMRAASEGEDVKFTYLGHSTFEIETPGGIIIATDYNGWYRPATTPDVVTMNKAHTTHFTLTPEPDIKHVLHGWSDVPGEKASINLVVGDAYIRNVTTDIRFSYGLGGSQEDGNSIFIFEIAGLCIGHLGHLHYELTDSHYTEIGRLDVVMVPVDGGLTMGADSMSRVIKRLRSSLILPMHRRGPPVNAFVSMFGKDFDITYAPDDSLTVSMRTLPKKPLIYVMKGVQ encoded by the coding sequence ATGAAGCCGCATTATCTTATCCTCGCTATCACATGCCTGCCGGCCTTCGCCGCATCACATCCGGCCCAGGCACAGGAGCAGCACCCGCCAGCCAGCCAGTGCCAGGCAATCGCTGAGAATATGCCCAAGGCGACCTTCGCCAGTTTTTCCGGTGCCCCGGCGCCGATGCGGGCCGCATCCGAGGGCGAGGATGTGAAATTCACCTATCTCGGCCATTCCACCTTCGAAATCGAGACACCCGGCGGCATCATCATCGCGACAGATTATAATGGCTGGTACAGGCCGGCCACGACCCCCGATGTCGTCACGATGAACAAGGCTCATACGACCCACTTCACCCTGACGCCTGAGCCCGACATCAAGCATGTGCTCCACGGCTGGAGCGACGTGCCGGGCGAGAAGGCCAGCATCAATCTCGTCGTCGGCGATGCCTATATCCGCAACGTCACGACGGATATCCGCTTCAGCTACGGCCTTGGCGGCTCGCAGGAGGATGGAAACTCCATTTTCATCTTCGAAATTGCCGGTCTCTGTATCGGCCATCTCGGCCATCTGCATTACGAGCTGACGGATAGCCATTATACCGAAATCGGCCGCCTTGACGTCGTGATGGTGCCCGTCGACGGCGGCCTGACCATGGGCGCCGACAGCATGAGCCGCGTCATCAAGCGGCTGCGCTCGTCGCTGATCCTGCCGATGCATCGCCGTGGCCCGCCGGTCAATGCCTTCGTCTCCATGTTCGGAAAGGACTTCGATATCACTTATGCGCCTGATGACAGCCTGACCGTCTCCATGCGCACGCTTCCAAAGAAGCCGCTGATCTATGTGATGAAGGGCGTGCAGTAA
- a CDS encoding pyridoxamine 5'-phosphate oxidase family protein: protein MASLSEAREQPARQLWDQVNGVHAGMLGISGLDMHMQPMAPHADPTTNTIWFYTKTDADIVRAIKPGSRAHFCVIGKDHDYHACLSGVIEVRNDPSKIEEYWSSMVAAWYDGGKKDPKLTMLSLHVDDAEIWVSTGSTLKFGWEIAKANLDDDKMPDVGVKRHLQFA, encoded by the coding sequence ATGGCAAGTCTCAGCGAGGCGCGGGAGCAACCAGCACGTCAGCTTTGGGATCAGGTCAACGGTGTTCATGCCGGCATGCTCGGTATTTCCGGGCTTGATATGCACATGCAGCCGATGGCGCCGCATGCCGACCCGACCACCAACACCATCTGGTTTTACACCAAGACCGACGCCGACATCGTTCGCGCCATCAAGCCCGGCAGCCGCGCGCATTTCTGCGTCATCGGCAAGGATCACGACTATCACGCCTGCCTTTCCGGCGTGATCGAGGTGCGTAACGACCCTTCCAAGATCGAGGAATATTGGAGTTCGATGGTGGCGGCCTGGTATGACGGCGGCAAGAAAGATCCGAAACTCACCATGCTTTCGCTGCATGTCGACGATGCCGAGATCTGGGTTTCGACAGGCAGCACGCTGAAATTCGGCTGGGAAATCGCCAAGGCCAATCTCGACGACGACAAAATGCCCGACGTCGGCGTCAAACGCCACCTGCAATTTGCTTGA
- a CDS encoding YebC/PmpR family DNA-binding transcriptional regulator, whose amino-acid sequence MAGHSQFKNIMHRKGRQDAVRSKMFSKLAREITVAAKAGLPDPTMNARLRLAIQNAKAQSMPKDNIDRAIKKAAGADGENYDEVRYEGYGPGGTAIIVEALTDNRNRTASNVRSIFTKAGGALGETGSVSFSFDHVGEITYKLAAGDADKVMEAAIEAGADDVETDEEGHYITCAFEALGEVSKALEASLGEAETVKAVWRAQNNVPVDEEKAQSLMKLIDSLEDDDDVQNVYSNFEVSEEVLAKLSA is encoded by the coding sequence ATGGCTGGTCATTCACAGTTTAAAAACATCATGCACCGCAAGGGCCGTCAGGATGCCGTGCGGTCGAAAATGTTCTCCAAGCTTGCGCGCGAAATCACCGTTGCCGCCAAGGCCGGCCTGCCCGACCCGACGATGAACGCCCGTCTTCGCCTGGCGATCCAGAATGCCAAGGCCCAGTCCATGCCGAAGGACAACATCGACCGCGCCATCAAGAAGGCAGCCGGCGCCGACGGCGAAAACTATGACGAAGTCCGCTACGAGGGCTATGGTCCTGGCGGCACGGCGATCATCGTCGAGGCCCTGACCGATAATCGCAACCGCACCGCCTCCAACGTCCGCTCGATCTTCACCAAGGCAGGCGGCGCTCTTGGCGAAACCGGTTCCGTTTCCTTCTCGTTCGATCATGTTGGCGAAATCACCTACAAGCTTGCCGCAGGCGACGCCGACAAGGTAATGGAAGCCGCGATCGAAGCTGGCGCGGATGACGTCGAGACCGACGAAGAGGGCCATTACATCACCTGCGCTTTCGAAGCCCTTGGCGAAGTGTCGAAAGCCCTGGAGGCAAGCCTCGGCGAAGCTGAAACCGTCAAGGCCGTCTGGCGCGCCCAGAACAACGTGCCGGTGGACGAGGAAAAGGCCCAGTCGCTGATGAAGCTCATCGACTCGCTCGAAGACGACGACGACGTGCAGAACGTCTATTCCAACTTCGAAGTCTCGGAAGAGGTTCTGGCGAAGCTTTCAGCCTGA
- a CDS encoding LLM class flavin-dependent oxidoreductase, with translation MVPFSILDLSPVAEGSTVRQSLESSARMAQKAEEFGYKRFWLAEHHGMPGIASAATAVVIGHVGAATKRIRIGSGGIMLPNHSPLVIAEQFGTLEALFPGRIDLGLGRAPGTDMRTAQALRRNLEAGANSFPNDVVELQQLLGTPVENQAILAVPGNGSHIPIWLLGSSLYSAQLAAMLGLPYAFASHFAPDMLLDAIAIYRNRFRPSAVLDKPYVIVGVMGAMAATDEEARYHFTSAQQQFVNLRRNVRGPFPRPVTDMESFWSPMEKMNVEHTLRYAVVGSPKTADAKLTEFLGETQADEVIISMPIHDIEARLRSVELFAGLGNFMRAAA, from the coding sequence ATGGTTCCCTTCTCCATACTTGACCTTTCTCCCGTTGCCGAAGGCAGCACCGTGCGCCAGTCGCTCGAAAGCTCGGCGCGAATGGCTCAGAAGGCTGAAGAATTCGGCTACAAGCGCTTCTGGCTTGCCGAGCATCACGGCATGCCTGGCATTGCCAGTGCGGCGACCGCCGTTGTCATCGGACATGTCGGGGCTGCGACAAAACGCATCCGCATCGGTTCCGGCGGCATCATGCTGCCCAACCATTCGCCGCTCGTCATCGCCGAACAGTTCGGCACGCTGGAGGCGCTCTTTCCCGGCCGTATCGATCTTGGTCTCGGGCGGGCGCCGGGAACGGACATGCGCACGGCACAGGCGCTGCGGCGCAACCTCGAGGCCGGCGCGAACAGTTTCCCGAACGACGTGGTGGAATTGCAGCAGCTTCTCGGCACCCCGGTCGAGAACCAGGCGATCCTTGCGGTGCCCGGCAATGGTTCGCATATTCCGATCTGGCTGCTCGGCTCCAGCCTCTACAGCGCCCAGCTTGCGGCGATGCTCGGGCTTCCCTATGCCTTCGCCTCGCATTTTGCCCCTGATATGCTGCTCGACGCCATCGCGATCTATCGCAACCGCTTCCGGCCCTCGGCGGTGCTCGACAAGCCCTATGTGATAGTCGGCGTCATGGGCGCGATGGCGGCGACGGACGAGGAGGCGCGCTACCATTTCACTTCCGCCCAGCAGCAGTTCGTCAACCTGCGCCGCAATGTCCGCGGTCCGTTCCCGCGCCCAGTCACCGATATGGAGAGCTTCTGGTCGCCGATGGAGAAGATGAACGTCGAACACACACTGCGCTACGCCGTGGTGGGATCGCCGAAGACTGCGGACGCGAAGCTGACGGAGTTCCTCGGGGAAACGCAGGCCGACGAGGTGATCATCTCGATGCCGATCCATGACATCGAGGCGCGGCTGAGGTCGGTGGAATTGTTTGCGGGTCTTGGGAACTTCATGCGGGCCGCCGCCTAA
- a CDS encoding methyl-accepting chemotaxis protein — translation MAQRFQSLSFKVIATFILMTVLSIAVINVLAYFASSRISDEQALKAKESVLIFRGDMLQDQLAQLENQANSIARIEALQMSITSLKSGWKTIQKTSGDARAELKKVFITGNPNPPDRREKLMKPEGPSGFYYSNHEQTQGEVARDLENTAFSDLLIADLDGSVLYSYKKDDDFAENLKSDAWKTAGAGVAFAKAIENTAKATDDAAPTGFSGLRVDAASGKPAIFYAVPIVKLGAAKGIILFKVRDDIISSILSKGIVQGSTARAAIVSSDGSAIALDGGGKLAMLDATPFTFIKDALSSSAMIVADFDRADGAARAYVRGIDYRGDRFLVVESVLLSELNAGSIEIATLLTMIGIGVLVVMAIATGLVTNLLFSPLARLAGVTRDVADGKLDSEIGSLNRKDEIGTMANALARFRQSLIESRELEAASEETRLQAEHDRQQNLAEREAEAKTLQQVVEAIDEGLHHLASGDLAYQIDSRFPNELESLRVNFNEALATLSETMTAIGGNSMAVRAGSEEMRTGADELAGRTERQAGSITETANAISAITQSVRRQIERAEQAERIARDAKKETTGSGQIMRETIAAMEAIQTSSRQINTIISVIDDIAFQTNLLALNAGVEAARAGESGKGFAVVAMEVRELAQRSSSAAKEISSLLQKSTHEVESGVALVEKAGVALTGIGAHVEAINGQINEIMESTREEATTLREINNAVAELDAMTQQNASMVEETTAAIHRLATEALEMDRQLGNFTLPQGHHRPSAELHVLRRRQ, via the coding sequence ATGGCTCAGAGATTTCAGTCCCTGTCCTTCAAGGTCATTGCCACATTCATCCTGATGACCGTGCTATCGATTGCCGTCATCAATGTGCTTGCCTATTTCGCCAGCAGCCGGATATCCGACGAGCAGGCGCTGAAAGCCAAGGAAAGCGTGCTGATCTTCCGCGGCGATATGTTGCAGGATCAGCTGGCGCAGCTTGAGAACCAGGCCAATTCCATCGCGCGCATCGAGGCGCTGCAGATGTCGATCACCAGCTTGAAGAGCGGCTGGAAAACAATCCAGAAGACTTCGGGGGATGCACGCGCCGAGCTGAAGAAGGTTTTTATCACGGGCAATCCCAACCCGCCCGACCGGCGTGAGAAGCTGATGAAGCCGGAAGGGCCGAGCGGGTTCTATTATTCAAATCATGAGCAGACGCAGGGCGAAGTTGCCCGCGACCTCGAAAACACCGCTTTCAGCGATCTGCTGATCGCCGATCTCGACGGTAGCGTGCTCTATTCCTACAAGAAGGACGACGACTTCGCGGAGAATCTGAAGTCGGATGCCTGGAAAACAGCCGGCGCCGGCGTCGCTTTCGCCAAGGCGATCGAGAATACCGCCAAGGCGACGGATGACGCCGCACCGACGGGCTTCTCCGGCCTCCGTGTCGATGCGGCAAGCGGCAAGCCCGCGATCTTCTATGCCGTGCCGATCGTCAAGCTCGGAGCAGCCAAGGGCATCATCCTGTTCAAGGTGCGCGACGACATCATCTCGAGCATCCTTTCCAAAGGCATCGTCCAGGGCAGCACCGCGCGGGCTGCGATCGTCTCCAGCGATGGCTCCGCTATCGCCCTCGATGGCGGCGGCAAGCTTGCGATGCTCGATGCCACCCCCTTCACTTTTATCAAGGACGCGCTCTCCAGCTCCGCGATGATCGTGGCCGATTTCGACCGGGCGGATGGCGCGGCCCGCGCCTATGTCCGTGGCATCGACTATCGCGGCGACCGCTTCCTGGTGGTCGAGAGCGTGCTGCTCAGCGAGCTCAATGCCGGCTCGATCGAGATCGCCACTTTGCTGACGATGATCGGCATCGGCGTGCTCGTCGTCATGGCCATCGCGACCGGGCTGGTCACCAATCTCCTGTTTTCGCCGCTGGCGCGGCTTGCCGGTGTGACTCGCGACGTCGCCGACGGCAAGCTCGACAGCGAGATCGGCAGCCTGAACCGCAAGGATGAGATAGGCACGATGGCCAACGCGCTTGCCCGCTTCCGCCAATCGCTGATCGAAAGCCGCGAACTCGAAGCCGCCAGCGAAGAGACGCGCCTGCAGGCCGAGCACGACCGTCAGCAGAACCTCGCCGAGCGCGAGGCCGAAGCGAAGACGCTGCAGCAGGTGGTCGAGGCCATTGACGAAGGGCTGCATCATCTGGCTAGCGGCGATCTCGCCTATCAGATCGACAGCCGCTTTCCGAACGAACTCGAAAGTCTGCGTGTCAATTTCAACGAGGCGCTCGCCACACTCAGCGAAACCATGACGGCGATCGGCGGCAACTCGATGGCGGTGCGTGCCGGCTCCGAGGAGATGCGCACGGGCGCCGACGAGCTTGCCGGGCGCACCGAACGTCAGGCTGGCTCGATCACCGAGACGGCGAATGCGATCAGCGCCATTACCCAGTCCGTTCGCCGCCAGATCGAGCGGGCAGAACAGGCCGAGCGCATCGCCCGCGACGCCAAAAAGGAGACGACCGGCTCCGGCCAGATCATGCGCGAGACGATCGCGGCGATGGAGGCGATCCAGACCTCCTCGCGCCAGATCAACACGATCATCTCTGTCATCGACGACATTGCCTTCCAGACCAACCTCCTGGCGCTCAACGCCGGTGTCGAGGCGGCGCGCGCCGGTGAATCGGGCAAGGGCTTTGCCGTGGTCGCCATGGAAGTCCGGGAGCTTGCCCAGCGCTCGTCGAGTGCGGCCAAGGAAATTTCCAGCCTGCTGCAGAAGTCGACGCATGAGGTCGAAAGCGGCGTCGCGCTCGTCGAAAAAGCGGGCGTCGCGTTGACGGGCATCGGCGCCCATGTCGAGGCGATCAACGGGCAGATCAACGAGATCATGGAATCGACCCGCGAGGAAGCAACTACGCTGCGCGAGATCAACAACGCCGTGGCCGAACTCGACGCGATGACGCAGCAGAACGCGTCAATGGTCGAGGAGACGACGGCGGCGATCCACCGGCTGGCGACGGAAGCTTTGGAAATGGACCGCCAGCTCGGCAATTTCACGCTGCCGCAGGGGCATCACCGGCCGAGCGCCGAGTTGCATGTATTGCGCCGTCGTCAGTGA
- the ruvC gene encoding crossover junction endodeoxyribonuclease RuvC gives MQNTIRIIGIDPGLRRTGWGIIDTLGNSLKFVASGTVTSDGEMDLASRLCQLHDGLADIVHAHKPDEAAVEQTFVNKDAVATLKLGQARGIAMLVPARAGLPVSEYAPNAVKKAVIGVGHGEKQQIHMMLKILMPKAEFKGDDAADALAIAICHAHNRGGHRMRQALAG, from the coding sequence ATGCAAAATACGATTCGCATCATTGGCATCGATCCCGGTCTCCGTCGCACCGGCTGGGGAATCATCGACACGTTAGGCAATTCCCTGAAATTCGTGGCATCGGGAACGGTGACCTCCGACGGCGAGATGGACCTCGCCTCCCGCCTCTGCCAGCTGCATGACGGACTCGCCGATATCGTCCACGCTCACAAGCCCGATGAAGCCGCTGTCGAACAGACCTTCGTCAACAAGGACGCCGTGGCGACCCTGAAGCTCGGCCAGGCTCGCGGCATCGCCATGCTGGTACCGGCACGCGCCGGACTGCCGGTCTCCGAATATGCGCCCAACGCCGTGAAGAAGGCGGTCATCGGCGTCGGTCACGGCGAAAAGCAGCAGATTCACATGATGTTGAAGATCCTGATGCCGAAGGCCGAGTTCAAGGGCGATGACGCCGCCGACGCCTTGGCGATCGCAATTTGTCATGCCCACAATCGCGGCGGCCACCGGATGCGCCAAGCGCTGGCCGGATAA
- a CDS encoding AbrB/MazE/SpoVT family DNA-binding domain-containing protein, whose amino-acid sequence MRVTEKGQVTIPKDIRDRLKIGPGSEVDFIADEKGARLVVLSNRTEPSQDDFESWLGSMSGTFDTNGMTTDEFMEWLRGPRDDLGPR is encoded by the coding sequence ATGCGCGTGACCGAAAAAGGCCAGGTGACTATCCCCAAGGACATCAGGGATCGCTTGAAGATCGGCCCGGGATCCGAGGTCGATTTCATTGCTGATGAAAAGGGCGCCCGGCTCGTCGTTCTGTCCAACCGCACGGAACCATCGCAGGACGATTTTGAATCCTGGCTCGGCAGCATGAGCGGCACTTTCGACACCAACGGCATGACGACCGATGAATTCATGGAATGGCTGAGGGGACCACGCGATGACCTCGGTCCTCGTTGA
- a CDS encoding type II toxin-antitoxin system VapC family toxin has translation MTSVLVDTNIFVDIFGPDNPFREWSARALSALRPDSQFIMTPVVWAELASMTPREETLAFLLSRLNLIREALPFSAAYRAGMAHARYRRSGGLRERTLPDFFIGAHAVVRSHRLLTRDGARYRSYFPELDIISPETHP, from the coding sequence ATGACCTCGGTCCTCGTTGATACGAACATCTTCGTCGATATCTTCGGCCCGGACAATCCTTTCAGGGAATGGTCCGCACGCGCCTTGAGCGCATTGCGTCCGGATTCACAATTCATCATGACACCCGTCGTCTGGGCGGAGCTGGCAAGCATGACCCCGCGCGAGGAAACGCTTGCGTTTCTCCTGTCGCGGTTAAACCTGATCCGCGAGGCCCTGCCGTTTTCCGCCGCTTACCGGGCCGGCATGGCGCACGCACGGTATCGGAGGAGCGGCGGCCTGCGCGAGCGCACCCTGCCGGATTTTTTCATCGGTGCGCACGCCGTTGTTCGATCGCATCGTCTTCTGACACGCGATGGCGCGCGCTACCGCTCTTATTTCCCGGAATTGGACATCATTTCTCCCGAAACGCACCCTTGA
- the ruvA gene encoding Holliday junction branch migration protein RuvA yields the protein MIGKLKGTIDEIGEDYVLVDVQGVCYVAYCSARTLSKLGSAGEACVLFIETYVREDQLKLFGFMTALEREWFNLLQSVQGVGAKVALAVLSTLTPGELANAIALQDRAAVSRAPGVGPKVAMRLVTELKNRAPAYAGEAINIALKRELGEGVAAAPVADAVSALTNLGYSRDQAANAVAAAMKTAGEGADSAKLIRLGLKELAR from the coding sequence ATGATCGGCAAGCTGAAAGGCACCATTGACGAGATCGGCGAAGACTACGTGCTCGTCGATGTGCAGGGCGTCTGCTACGTCGCCTATTGCTCGGCCCGCACCCTGTCGAAGCTCGGCTCGGCCGGCGAGGCCTGCGTACTGTTCATAGAGACTTATGTTCGCGAGGATCAGCTGAAGCTCTTCGGCTTCATGACCGCGTTGGAGCGGGAATGGTTCAACTTGCTGCAAAGCGTCCAGGGCGTCGGCGCCAAGGTGGCGCTCGCCGTGCTCTCGACGCTGACGCCGGGCGAGCTCGCCAATGCGATCGCCCTGCAGGACCGCGCAGCCGTTTCCCGCGCGCCGGGCGTCGGCCCGAAAGTGGCGATGCGTCTCGTCACCGAACTGAAGAACCGTGCGCCGGCCTATGCCGGAGAGGCGATCAACATCGCCCTCAAGCGGGAGCTCGGCGAAGGTGTGGCGGCCGCGCCGGTCGCCGATGCGGTGTCCGCGCTGACCAACCTCGGCTACAGTAGAGATCAAGCCGCAAATGCCGTTGCCGCCGCGATGAAGACGGCCGGCGAAGGAGCCGACAGCGCCAAGCTGATCCGACTGGGATTGAAGGAACTCGCGCGGTGA